A section of the Schistosoma haematobium chromosome ZW, whole genome shotgun sequence genome encodes:
- a CDS encoding hypothetical protein (EggNog:ENOG410IPVU~COG:S): MRNSYDGLHCKVVHGGQLTDSFQVKIGVRQGCSLSLSLFSFHLVVDWIMKTSASQGKHGIQWRAWMWLHDLFFADDLALLSHTHQQMQMKTTSIAAASESLNLNIHKGKTKIPKYNTENTNLVTLDGALEEVKTFVLLGSFIGKQGGSDTEVNERTDETRAEFLQLKNICNSKQLAANNKVRIFNTNVKIVQLYGAETWRNTTAIINKVQVFVNNCLRKILNVRWPDAISNSHCVCVCV; the protein is encoded by the coding sequence ATGagaaattcatacgacggactacactgcaaagtcgtgcatggaggacagctgacagactcatTCCAAGTGAAAATCGGTGTTAGACAAGGCtgctcactctctctctctctcttttcctttcatctggtggtcgactggattatgaagacctccgcATCTcagggaaagcacggaatacaatggagaGCTTGGATGTGGCTACATGATTTGttctttgcagatgacctagctcttctatcccatacacaccaacaaatgcagatgaagacaactagtatagcagcagcctctgaatCCTTAAACCTTAACATACATaagggaaaaaccaagatccccaaatacaacacggagaacaccaacctagtcacacttgatggagctctggaagaggtgaagACGTTCGTGTTACTGGGCAGTTTCATTggtaaacaaggaggatctgatacaGAAGTAAATGAGAGGACTGACGAAACAAGAGCagaattcctacagttgaagaacatatgtaaCTCGAAACAATTGGCAGCTAAcaacaaagtcagaatcttcaatacgaacgtcaagatagttcaactgtacggagctgaaacttggagaaatacTACAGCCATCATCAACAAAGTACaggtatttgtaaacaattgtctacgcaagatactcaatgttcgttggccggatgccatcagcaacagccactgtgtgtgtgtgtgtgtgtga